One window of the Zea mays cultivar B73 chromosome 3, Zm-B73-REFERENCE-NAM-5.0, whole genome shotgun sequence genome contains the following:
- the LOC103651512 gene encoding carbamoyl-phosphate synthase large chain, chloroplastic: MATSLYTPSQLRPSHSQARRLGSHPRVCSARCPARRRRAAAISVRASTDGDAAVTVRRFPAAPTKAGGLSGVKKIMILGAGPIVIGQACEFDYSGTQACKALVEEGYEVVLVNSNPATIMTDPGLAHRTYIGPMTPTLVERIIDAERPDALLPTMGGQTALNLAVSLADSGALDRLGVRLIGASLPAIRAAEDRQLFKQAMDRIGLQTPPSGIGTTLEECLTIAEDIGEFPLIVRPAFTLGGTGGGIAYNRAEFEDICRAGLTASHTQQVLVEKSLLGWKEYELEVMRDMADNVVIICSIENIDPMGVHTGDSITVAPAQTLTDKEYQRLRDYSVAIIREIGVECGGSNVQFAVNPADGEVMVIEMNPRVSRSSALASKATGFPIAKMAAKLSVGYTLDQIPNDITKKTPASFEPSIDYVVTKIPRFAFEKFPGSEPILTTQMKSVGEAMALGRTFQESFQKAVRSLETGFAGWGCGPIKELDWDWEQIKYSLRVPNPDRIHAIYAAFKKGMRVEDIHEISFIDKWFLTELRELVDVEQFLLSRSLDQLSKDDFYQVKRRGFSDKQIAFATSSSESDVRSRRLALGVTPSYKRVDTCAAEFEANTPYMYSSYEYECESAPTNKKKVLILGGGPNRIGQGIEFDYCCCHASFALREAGYETIMMNSNPETVSTDYDTSDRLYFEPLTVEDVLNVLDLERPDGIIVQFGGQTPLKLALPIQQYIEENKMVSASGTGNVKIWGTSPDSIDAAEDRKRFNAILEELGIEQPKGGIARSESDALAIASEIGYPVVVRPSYVLGGRAMEIVYNDEKLIKYLATAVQVDPERPVLVDKYLIDAVEIDVDALADTAGNVVIGGIMEHIEQAGIHSGDSACSLPTRTVSAKCLEVIRSWTTKLAKCLNVCGLMNCQYAISTSGDVFLLEANPRASRTVPFVSKAIGHPLAKYASLVMSGVTLPELGFTEEVIPKHVSVKEAVLPFEKFQGCDILLGPEMRSTGEVMGIDYEFSGAFAKAQIAAGQKLPLSGTVFLSLNDLTKRHLAEIGRGFRELGFSIVATSGTAKVLQLEGVPVEPVLKIHEGRPNARDMLKNGQIQIMVITSSGDALDSKDGLQLRRLALAYKVPITTTVDGARASIDAIKSLKNKSIEILALQDYFQTADASEDLQAVARTAP; this comes from the exons ATGGCCACCTCGCTCTACACCCCGTCCCAGCTCCGCCCCTCCCACTCCCAGGCCCGCCGCCTCGGCTCGCACCcgcgcgtctgctccgcgcgctgccccgcccgccgccgccgcgccgccgccatcTCCGTGCGCGCTTCCACCGATGGCGACGCCGCCGTCACGGTGCGCCGCTTCCCGGCCGCGCCGACCAAGGCCGGGGGCCTCTCGGGCGTAAAGAAGATCATGATCCTCGGCGCGGGGCCCATCGTCATCGGGCAGGCGTGCGAGTTCGACTACTCCGGCACGCAGGCGTGCAAGGCGCTGGTGGAGGAGGGCTACGAGGTGGTGCTCGTCAACTCCAACCCGGCCACCATCATGACCGACCCGGGGCTCGCCCACCGCACCTACATAGGGCCCATGACGCCGACGCTCGTCGAGCGCATCATCGACGCCGAGCGCCCCGACGCGCTGCTCCCCACCATGGGCGGCCAGACCGCGCTCAACCTAGCGGTCTCGCTTGCCGACTCGGGCGCGCTCGACCGCCTCGGGGTGCGCCTTATCGGGGCCTCCCTCCCCGCCATCCGCGCCGCCGAGGACAGGCAGCTCTTCAAGCAGGCCATGGACCGCATCGGCCTCCAGACGCCGCCCTCCGGCATCGGCACCACGCTGGAGGAGTGCCTCACCATCGCTGAGGACATCGGGGAGTTCCCGCTCATTGTTCGTCCGGCCTTCACTCTCGGTGGCACGGGCGGAGGCATCGCCTACAACAGGGCCGAGTTTGAGGACATATGCAGGGCCGGCCTTACCGCGTCGCACACTCAGCAGGTGCTCGTCGAGAAGTCGCTGCTCGGCTGGAAGGAGTACGAGCTGGAAGTCATGCGCGACATGGCTGACAATGTCGTCATCATCTGCTCCATCGAGAACATTGATCCCATGGGCGTGCACACGGGGGACTCCATCACCGTCGCGCCTGCGCAGACACTCACGGACAAGGAGTACCAGAGGCTTAGGGACTACTCGGTGGCCATCATCCGTGAGATTGGTGTGGAGTGTGGTGGTTCCAATGTGCAATTCGCGGTCAATCCTGCAGATGGGGAGGTGATGGTCATCGAGATGAATCCCAGGGTGTCCAGGTCGTCCGCACTTGCCTCAAAGGCGACAGGGTTTCCCATAGCCAAGATGGCTGCAAAGCTGTCAGTAGGCTACACTCTGGACCAGATTCCCAATGATATTACCAAGAAGACTCCTGCTAGCTTCGAGCCTTCCATTGATTATGTGGTCACAAAG ATACCACGCTTTGCTTTTGAGAAATTCCCTGGCTCTGAGCCAATATTAACCACACAGATGAAGTCTGTTGGTGAGGCGATGGCACTGGGGCGTACCTTCCAGGAGTCCTTCCAGAAAGCTGTCCGCTCACTGGAGACTGGTTTTGCGGGATGGGGttgtggccctatcaaggaacttGACTGGGACTGGGAACAGATAAAATATAGCTTGCGGGTACCTAATCCAGATCGTATCCATGCTATCTATGCAGCTTTCAAGAAAGGCATGAGGGTCGAAGATATCCACGAAATTAGCTTCATTGACAAATGGTTTCTTACAGAGCTCAGGGAACTAGTGGATGTTGAGCAGTTCCTTTTATCAAGAAGCCTAGATCAATTGTCAAAGGATGACTTTTATCAAGTGAAGAGGAGGGGATTCAGTGACAAGCAGATTGCATTTgcaacttcctcatcagaaagtgATGTGAGATCAAGACGTTTGGCATTAGGCGTCACTCCGTCATATAAACGTGTTGATACTTGCGCTGCTGAGTTTGAAGCCAACACGCCCTACATGTATTCTTCCTATGAGTACGAATGTGAATCAGCTCCAACCAATAAGAAGAAGGTGCTGATATTGGGTGGTGGGCCAAATCGCATAGGCCAGGGCATTGAGTTTGATTACTGCTGTTGCCATGCATCATTTGCACTTCGAGAG GCTGGATACGAGACTATTATGATGAACTCCAATCCTGAGACAGTCTCTACTGACTATGATACCAGTGATCGTTTGTACTTTGAGCCACTGACAGTTGAGGATGTATTAAATGTCCTTGATTTAGAGCGCCCAGATGGTATAATTGTGCAATTTGGAGGGCAGACTCCATTAAAGCTTGCGCTGCCTATCCAACAGTACATAGAGGAGAACAAAATGGTTTCTGCTTCAGGCACTGGTAATGTGAAGATATGGGGAACATCACCAGATTCCATTGATGCTGCTGAGGACAGAAAAAGATttaatgcaattcttgaggagctTGGAATTGAACAGCCAAAGGGAGGGATTGCAAGAAGTGAGTCTGATGCATTGGCAATTGCCTCAGAAATAGGCTACCCTGTTGTGGTCCGTCCGTCATATGTTCTTGGTGGACGGGCAATGGAGATTGTGTACAACGATGAAAAGCTGATCAAGTACCTTGCGACTGCAGTGCAAGTAGATCCAGAAAGGCCTGTTTTAGTGGACAAATATCTGATTGATGCAGTTGAAATTGATGTTGATGCATTGGCTGACACAGCTGGGAATGTTGTGATTGGTGGAATTATGGAGCATATCGAGCAAGCTGGCATACATTCAGGCGATTCAGCATGTTCTCTTCCCACTAGAACAGTCTCAGCCAAGTGCCTAGAAGTCATCCGTTCATGGACCACCAAGCTAGCAAAGTGTCTGAATGTGTGCGGACTAATGAACTGTCAGTATGCTATATCCACTTCTGGTGATGTGTTCTTACTTGAGGCAAACCCTCGTGCATCACGCACAGTCCCTTTTGTATCCAAGGCGATCGGCCATCCGCTAGCCAAGTATGCATCACTGGTGATGTCTGGTGTGACCCTGCCAGAGCTTGGGTTCACTGAAGAAGTGATTCCTAAGCACGTGTCTGTTAAGGAGGCTGTTCTTCCGTTCGAGAAATTTCAAGGGTGTGACATTCTCCTCGGACCAGAGATGCGCAGCACCGGGGAGGTGATGGGCATCGACTACGAGTTCTCCGGTGCCTTTGCAAAGGCGCAGATTGCTGCGGGACAGAAGCTCCCCCTAAGCGGCACCGTGTTCCTTAGCCTGAATGATCTGACGAAACGGCACCTTGCTGAGATCGGGCGTGGGTTCCGGGAGCTTGGCTTCAGCATCGTCGCCACGTCTGGAACAGCCAAAGTGCTCCAGCTCGAGGGCGTCCCGGTGGAGCCGGTACTAAAAATCCATGAGGGGCGGCCAAATGCCAGAGATATGCTGAAGAATGGCCAGATACAGATCATGGTGATAACAAGCTCGGGCGACGCTCTCGACTCCAAAGACGGCCTCCAGCTTCGTCGGCTTGCCCTCGCTTACAAGGTGCCGATCACCACGACCGTGGACGGTGCACGGGCCTCCATCGATGCCATCAAGAGCTTGAAGAACAAGTCGATCGAGATCCTCGCCTTGCAAGATTACTTCCAGACTGCTGATGCTTCGGAGGATTTACAGGCGGTGGCACGAACCGCCCCTTAG